The following proteins come from a genomic window of Aequorivita marisscotiae:
- a CDS encoding peptide chain release factor 3, translated as MTVKSEIKRRRTFGIIAHPDAGKTTLTEKLLLFGGAIQEAGAVKNNKVKKGATSDFMEIERQRGISVATSVLAFEYEGFKINILDTPGHKDFAEDTFRTLTAVDSVIVVVDVAKGVEEQTEKLVEVCRMRNIPMIIFINKLDREGRDAFDLLDEIEQKLQLRVTPLSFPIGMGYDFKGIYNVWEKNINLFSGDSRKNIEETIEIEDLSSAELDELVGEKAANTLREELELVHEVYPDFNQEEYLNGELQPVFFGSALNNFGVRELLDCFVEIAPTPRPKESSTRVVYPDEKDFSGFVFKIHANMDPKHRDRLAFIKIVSGVFERNSPYLHVRNGKKMKFSSPNAFFAEKKQIVDVSYPGDIVGLHDTGNFKIGDTLTEGEEMHYKGIPSFSPEHFKYINNADPMKSKQLEKGIDQLMDEGVAQLFTLELNGRKVIGTVGALQFEVIQYRLEHEYGAKCSYENLNVHKACWVEAKDPKSAEFADFKRVKAKFLAKDKRSQLVFFADSSFTLQMTQSKYPNVKLHFVSEFEKSTKLIG; from the coding sequence ATGACTGTTAAAAGCGAAATAAAACGCAGAAGAACTTTTGGGATCATTGCCCACCCAGATGCAGGAAAAACAACACTAACTGAAAAACTTCTTTTATTTGGAGGAGCCATTCAAGAAGCCGGCGCCGTAAAGAACAATAAAGTAAAAAAAGGCGCTACCAGCGACTTTATGGAAATTGAGCGCCAACGTGGAATTTCGGTGGCAACTTCGGTTTTAGCTTTTGAATACGAAGGCTTTAAAATAAATATATTAGACACTCCCGGCCACAAGGATTTTGCTGAAGATACTTTTAGAACCTTAACTGCCGTAGATAGTGTAATTGTTGTGGTTGATGTGGCTAAGGGCGTGGAGGAGCAAACTGAAAAGCTTGTTGAAGTTTGTAGAATGCGCAATATTCCCATGATCATTTTTATCAATAAATTAGATCGTGAAGGTCGCGATGCATTCGACCTACTTGATGAAATTGAACAAAAGTTACAGCTCCGCGTTACCCCATTGAGTTTTCCTATTGGAATGGGCTACGATTTTAAAGGTATATATAATGTATGGGAAAAAAACATAAACCTCTTTAGTGGTGATAGCCGTAAAAACATTGAAGAAACCATTGAAATTGAAGACCTAAGCAGTGCCGAACTCGATGAGTTAGTTGGTGAAAAAGCAGCCAATACATTACGAGAAGAGTTAGAGCTCGTTCATGAGGTTTACCCAGATTTTAATCAGGAAGAATACCTGAATGGCGAACTTCAACCGGTATTTTTTGGATCGGCGCTTAATAACTTTGGCGTTCGCGAATTGTTAGATTGTTTTGTTGAAATAGCTCCTACGCCACGCCCCAAAGAAAGCAGTACGCGTGTAGTTTATCCGGACGAAAAAGACTTTTCGGGTTTCGTTTTTAAAATACACGCCAACATGGATCCCAAACATCGCGACCGTCTGGCATTTATTAAAATTGTTTCTGGTGTCTTTGAAAGAAATTCGCCTTATCTACACGTTCGCAATGGTAAAAAAATGAAATTTAGCAGCCCCAATGCCTTTTTTGCCGAAAAAAAACAAATTGTAGATGTTTCCTACCCTGGCGATATCGTTGGACTTCACGATACAGGCAACTTTAAAATAGGCGACACACTTACTGAAGGAGAAGAAATGCATTATAAAGGTATTCCTAGCTTTTCACCCGAACACTTTAAATATATTAATAATGCTGACCCGATGAAAAGCAAGCAGCTCGAAAAAGGGATAGACCAATTAATGGATGAAGGTGTGGCGCAACTCTTCACTCTAGAGTTAAACGGTAGAAAAGTAATTGGTACCGTGGGCGCGTTACAGTTTGAAGTAATTCAATACAGATTAGAGCACGAATACGGCGCAAAATGCAGCTACGAAAACTTAAATGTACATAAAGCCTGCTGGGTTGAAGCAAAAGACCCCAAAAGTGCAGAGTTTGCGGATTTTAAAAGAGTAAAGGCAAAATTTTTGGCCAAAGACAAACGCAGCCAATTGGTTTTCTTTGCAGATTCATCGTTTACATTACAAATGACACAGTCTAAATACCCGAATGTAAAACTGCATTTTGTGAGTGAGTTTGAGAAAAGCACTAAATTAATAGGATAA